The genomic interval AGGGGATCAAGAAGAGCGGGGCCGGGACCCCGCCGCGCTCACTCCCCTACCGTCGGGCCTTCACCAGTGCATCGAGGGCAACCGCGGGTGACCCGGGACACATCTTCAGCCGATCAGACAAATGCCTCCTGGCCGTCCACGAGCTGCTGGATCGCGGACAGGATCCCCTCCACGGCTGCGGGCTCGGCGGCCAGGGCGGTCAGCGAGACCGACGGCCAGCCGTTGTAGCCCTTCTCCCGTTGCACCTCCAGTTTCTGCTCCAGGCCGGGAACGGCCGGCAGGGAATTCGCGAAGGCGGCCGCGCCTTCGCGGCTGAGGTGATGGTTGATCGATCCGAAGCTGAAGGCGAGTTCCTCCTTCGCGGGGTTGGTGTACAGGGACAGCGTCCAGATCGGTACCTGCCGGCCGGCGACGGGATAGTAGACGGACATGCTCGGATACCTGGCCGTACCGCCCTCCAGCCGCCCCCTGGCGGCCGCGTGATCGAGGAGTGCCGTCGCCGCCGTCATGGAGGCCGGGGCAAGACGGGCCCGCATCGCCGCTTCCATGTCGGCGCGCGTGGTCCTCTGCGTGGAGCGGCGGCCGGAAGGGGACTTCGCCGCCGTGGCGACCTCCCCGTGGATACGGGGTACAAGGACGCGGAGGTCTCCGTCGCCTCGGTACTGGGTCAGTTCGACCGCGTAGACGTCGGTCTGCCGCATCTGCCGGTTCAGGAATTCGACGATCGCTCTCAGCTCCAGCGGGATCCGGTCCGCGACGAACAGCAGCCGCATCTGTCCGACGGCCAGCCGTTCCTCGACCGTCGACCAGAAGTCTTCCGGGGAGCGGTCACCGAGCAGTTCCCCGTACGCCTCTTCCAGGGATCGGCCGTCTGCGACGCAGGTTTCCTCGAAAGAGCGCTGGAGCAGCGCTCCAGGCCAGTAACGCGCCCCGTTCGCGGCGTAGTCGAGCATCTGCCCCACCACCTCACGCCGGATGCGCGTATCGTTCGCCCGCTTGACCTCCACGAGGGTGGGCACCCCGTCGGCGTCGACGAAGAGGTGGTCCAGCCAGTACGTCGGACCGTTCTCCGCGCTCGTCGGAACACCCATCTCCCGTGCCACCAGCACCAGCCGCAACGGCTGGCCGTCGGACAGCGAGCCGAAATCCAGCACCCTCGGATGGCGTGCGAGAAGCTCCTGGAACTCTGCCTCGGTCTCGAATCCGGCCAGCTCCAGAGCCTGTAGATCGTTCCCCAGAACGAATACCGGCTGATCGGTCACTTGCTCCCCTACCCCAGTGGTCAACGATTGCTTCCATATCGATTGATACCGGAAGCCACTGGCAACAGCGACCCCGCCCGGCTCAGCGGCGCCGCGGGGTGGCGTGCGGGCGCTTCGAGAGGGCCACTGCGTATCCCACCGCGAGTGCGAGTCCCGCTGCTCCGATGGCGATGAAGCCGAGGATGTCGAGTGCTCCAGCGTCGCCGGAAATGCTTCCGACGGTGCCGACGGCCCCGGCGAGCGTCGCCAGGATTCCCAGAACGAGCGTCCGGTGGTTGCCGAACAGCGCGTACGCGACGGGCACCCGGCCGGGCCCCGAGGTGTTGCCTTGTCGCATGTCTCCGCGCCTCATTTCATGGTAGACGCACTCATATCCACGCTATCGGTCGCGTACTGCCAAATCCTCATGCGTCTACGGCACTTTGACGGCTGCCGCGAGCCGCTCCTCCGCAACACGGGGTCACATCCCGCCCGATGCCGGGGTCATGACGACCAGCGAGTTTCCGTCAGGACTTCCGGGCCGTCCTCGGCGGGGCATTCGACGTGGACTTCCGTCGCGGTTCCCCGACCGACAAGAGGGGCGCGGGGCAGGACGAGAGGCACCGCGTGCGGTTACTGTTCGAATTCACGTGGGCACCTTGTGTGTCATGAATGATGTCTGGGCGCGCACGCCGGTGACCACGGACGGGCGGACGGGGACCGTCGGGCAGCATCCGGGGCTCTGTGACAGCCGCTATCTGGAGCGGCGGGGAAGGCTGGTCCGGGCGGCCCGGGGCCACCGTGTCGGGGACCCCTCGCCCCCGGTCACGTACAGCGAGGCCGAGCACGCGACCTGGCGTACGGTCCACTCGGCGCTGACCACCGCGCATCGGCGGCACGCGTGCCGGGACGTCCTCGAGGCCGGTGCGGACGCCCCGGTCCCCGCGGACCGCGTGCCGCAGCACGCGGAGGTCTCGGCGGAGCTGAGGCCCCGGACGGGGTTCGCGTTCACGCTGGCCGGCGGGTTCGTGGAGAGCCGGCGCTTCCTCGGTGCGATGGCCCGCGGGTACTTCCACGCCGTGCAGTTCGTCCGCCACCCCGCGATACCGCTGTACACCCCTGAGCCGGATGTGATCCACGATGTCTT from Streptomyces albireticuli carries:
- a CDS encoding phenylalanine 4-monooxygenase — translated: MNDVWARTPVTTDGRTGTVGQHPGLCDSRYLERRGRLVRAARGHRVGDPSPPVTYSEAEHATWRTVHSALTTAHRRHACRDVLEAGADAPVPADRVPQHAEVSAELRPRTGFAFTLAGGFVESRRFLGAMARGYFHAVQFVRHPAIPLYTPEPDVIHDVFGHGIHLTSPRIAGLYRLFGRTALRLRTPEAMALLSRVYWFTLEFGVMREAGEVKAFGAGLLSSYGELGALDRCEVRDLDVRDMIGARDRIPGYQPVLFDVRSLTHLTDTLTAFLEGFDDEAGARLTAAAPADRS